CTAACCGTACAACATCCTCCATCAACAATTTCCTCTCGGTCCCGTCAACCAGCATGGCATGTAATTCGCACATAATAATCAGGCTGTAGATTAGACTGGATTATAGATAAAACGTTCGAGAAATAAAAGCAAAACACTTTATATTCTCTGGATACTAAATACCTCAAATTATTGCGGAGCAAAACGTGATGGAAGAACTGTTGAGGACGTTCACAATACCTGATAACACCAAAATGGAAGAGCGTTCCATTGTGGTGGATGGCGGAGCCATTATAGGCAATTATTGCGACATAGGTTTTGGCATAATTGCGGATTCGGTAATAGCAGGCGAGAGGGTACGTATCGACGGTAATGTGATAGGGCCGCAAGAGATACGTATCGATATGTGGTCCCATGTTGGTGGTGATGTAAGGACCAAAAACCAGGCCTTTATCGGTGAATTTGTTGACATTGACGGGAAACTGGTTGTGGGTGGCGACCTGGATATCGGCAAGGATGTGAAGATCGGTGGGGGTTTTGAGGCAAAAGGCTGGATAGTCGTCAGGAATCCCATTCCCGTTATTATATACATTTACCTTTATCTTACCGAAATGCTGAGATTGGGCAAGGGCGAGGAAGTTGAAAAAGCCCTGAGTGAACTTTTCAGTGACGACGATGATGACCTGTATGAGGGGAAACTGTTCATAATCCCCAGCGGTTCAAAGGTGGATATGGAAACCATCAGGGTACCTGACAGGGCAAATATCGGCAGTGGATGCCGGTTGATGGGGAATATCAGGGCCGCGTCACTGGTCATGGGGAATAATAATACGCTGTTCGGCAGCATCAAGACCATGGATGATATCGTCATCGGAGAAGGCAATACCATTCATGGGAACCTTGTCACCAGGGGGAATGTGCGCGTGGGTAAAGGCACCCACATCCTTGGTGAGATCAACGGCGGCGTGGTCACGGTACATGAAGATGCAAAGGTGGACGGCCCGATGCGGGCCCCTGGCGGCGTGACAATCTCCCGGTTCGAGATAGAGAAAGAACCGAGAATGAGTGGTATCCTGGATCTGGTGCCACAACCAGCCGCGAAAAAGAAACCCAAAGAGGAACTATTTGTAATCCCTGAAAAGAGAATGAATACAGCCATCCGGCTTTCAGCCGGTGAAACCAGGACTGCTGCAAAACCAAAAACCACATCGTCGGGCACGACCGGGATAAAAGTTTCTGCAGGTAGTTCCAAAACCAAAAAAGCCATCACAGAAGCGAAGATCGCTGCTGAAATAGAAACAGCATCCGAAGGGGCACGGCCTGATGAAGTCATTCCGGCTGAGAAGACTGTTCCCCAAAAAGGTCCTTCCGGTAAAAAGACGACCGGAACAAAGACTGCACCTAAAACGAAAAAAACCTCGGTTGGTAATACTAAGGGCAAGAGGACAACTACAAAAAAGAAAGCAACAACTGGCCAAACTGCCGCAAAAGACAAAACTGCAAAGAAGACTGGAGCCAAAAGCACAAACAAGATAGCTCCTCCTAAAACTGTAAAGAAGACAGTTCCTAAAACCGCTCCTAAAAAATAACCCTACGAATTGTTGATTATTACGATACTGTTACGCTTTTTACACCGGGTACTTTCATCAATTCATTAACAAGGTCACCGGGTATCTTACTATCGGTGATGATAGTCAGTTGTGGTTTTTCAGTCAAATAAGGGTCGTCGGTCACTGCCTGCCTGATACTTAAACCCCGACGTGCCACTGCGGTGGCCACACTGCCCAGAATACCTGTCCTGGAGGCATCTCCGGGTGTTATGACCAGAACCCCAAGACCCAATTCGGGTGCCACGTCCTTCAGGAACGGTATGGTATGAATATTACGGAAAATACTGCTCAGGGTCCTGTCATCCAGTATCACTTCGCACGTGGAGTCAATGACACGCCGGTCCACGTCTATCTCCCTGCCCACCTGGGTATGGGGTATCTCGATGTTTCCCGATACTACCCGGC
This genomic stretch from ANME-2 cluster archaeon harbors:
- a CDS encoding amino acid-binding protein, with translation MWSKILNNFKKHPAQEKVIKLLLERGFQVNEQGRVVSGNIEIPHTQVGREIDVDRRVIDSTCEVILDDRTLSSIFRNIHTIPFLKDVAPELGLGVLVITPGDASRTGILGSVATAVARRGLSIRQAVTDDPYLTEKPQLTIITDSKIPGDLVNELMKVPGVKSVTVS